Proteins from one uncultured Anaeromusa sp. genomic window:
- the lgt gene encoding prolipoprotein diacylglyceryl transferase: MHPYLFFIGDFPVRSYGMVMMLSIVLATAVAYFLAKQDGRWHQHVPDFGICCGFAGLIGARLWDVFFFDWSYYQHHLLEIPFVWQGGMAIQGGVVFGALAGYWYTKRHGIDTWAFADIVAAPAVIFGQALGRAANLLNGDAFGRPTGESFGIVYPTGSLAQHTYGMQPLWPAEIWEGQLDLVIFALLLLLRTTNHRKGQVFACYVFLYSTARFGLEFLRGDYGTLLWGLKSAQLTGGAMAVLALLVFALLGRFGKPIRDISDN, translated from the coding sequence ATGCATCCATATCTTTTTTTTATTGGTGACTTTCCTGTGCGTTCTTATGGCATGGTGATGATGTTGAGTATTGTTTTGGCAACTGCAGTGGCTTACTTTTTGGCCAAACAGGATGGCCGCTGGCATCAGCATGTGCCTGATTTTGGAATTTGCTGCGGCTTTGCCGGGTTAATAGGAGCACGCCTTTGGGATGTGTTCTTTTTCGACTGGAGCTATTATCAGCATCACCTTTTGGAAATTCCTTTTGTTTGGCAAGGCGGCATGGCCATTCAGGGAGGGGTGGTATTCGGCGCGTTGGCTGGCTATTGGTATACTAAGCGCCATGGCATTGACACCTGGGCTTTTGCAGATATTGTAGCCGCACCTGCTGTGATTTTCGGCCAGGCATTGGGACGGGCTGCTAACTTGCTTAATGGTGACGCTTTTGGTCGTCCCACAGGAGAAAGCTTCGGTATTGTTTATCCCACTGGGTCTCTAGCGCAGCATACTTACGGCATGCAGCCACTCTGGCCGGCGGAGATCTGGGAGGGACAGCTCGACCTGGTTATCTTCGCGTTGCTGCTGCTGTTGCGGACAACAAATCACCGCAAGGGGCAAGTGTTTGCTTGCTATGTATTTTTATATTCAACGGCGCGTTTTGGCCTGGAATTTTTGCGGGGCGATTACGGGACCTTGCTTTGGGGGCTTAAATCAGCACAACTGACAGGAGGCGCTATGGCCGTGCTGGCGTTGCTCGTTTTTGCGCTTTTGGGACGGTTTGGAAAACCTATTCGTGATATAAGCGACAATTGA
- a CDS encoding response regulator transcription factor codes for MKKISIILADDHAVLRSGLKALLHCSPQFEVIGEAGDGLEALHMVEHLSPDVLILDLSMPGMTGVDVLKEIRSRNLPCRVLVLTMYDDEEYIKEVMRAGADGYVLKKSADTELIEGIVKIHEGKKHLNETISQTLIESLLRTSVNEPDNQNPYVLLSVREREVLRFLAQGHTNSEIAEMLSISAKTVDTYRSRIMNKLNVSKKSELVNYAIRYKLINT; via the coding sequence ATGAAAAAAATCAGTATTATCCTGGCAGATGATCATGCCGTACTGCGGTCCGGCCTTAAAGCCCTGCTTCACTGCTCACCCCAATTCGAAGTCATCGGAGAAGCAGGTGACGGTTTGGAAGCCTTGCATATGGTAGAGCACCTTTCGCCGGATGTTCTTATTTTGGATTTGTCTATGCCGGGCATGACCGGCGTCGATGTGCTTAAAGAAATTCGCTCGCGTAACCTTCCCTGCCGCGTACTGGTTCTTACCATGTATGACGATGAGGAATATATTAAGGAAGTTATGCGCGCTGGCGCCGACGGTTATGTCTTGAAAAAGTCTGCGGACACGGAATTAATTGAGGGTATTGTCAAGATTCACGAAGGAAAAAAACATTTAAATGAAACAATTTCTCAAACATTGATCGAAAGCCTGCTCCGCACCTCTGTCAACGAACCGGACAATCAAAATCCTTATGTCCTGCTCAGCGTTCGAGAGCGGGAAGTCCTCCGCTTTTTAGCCCAAGGTCATACAAACAGCGAAATTGCAGAAATGCTTTCCATCAGCGCTAAAACCGTAGACACCTACCGTTCTCGCATTATGAACAAGCTAAACGTGAGTAAAAAATCAGAACTTGTAAACTATGCCATCCGTTACAAGCTCATCAACACATAA
- a CDS encoding FAD-linked oxidase C-terminal domain-containing protein translates to MQQTQIQELKKIVGTDHVLTSPEDLYTYSYDATPGHAHMPDAVVIPGNAEEVSQILKVANANKIPVYTRGSGTNLSAGTCPTKGGIVLLMTRFDKIIEVDLENLVAVAEPGVIVATLNAEVAKNGLIYPPDPGTVATATLGGTAAENAGGLRGLKYGVSKHYIMGMEVVLPSGEIINCGGKNVKDVSGYDLTKLMVGSEGTLGVITKLILKLVPAPEAQKSMMAVFHDLDKAGQAISAIVAAKIIPATLEIMDNATIRTVEDYAKCGLPLDAEAVVLIEVDGLPEVVEKEAAKVVEILNKYDGQAQLAKNAQDRDNLWAARRAALPALAKLRPTTFVEDATVPRNQVAAMIRLVNDAAAKYNVTIGTFGHAGDGNMHPTIVCDLRDEEEMGRVYKAMDDIFLGALKLGGTLSGEHGIGLGKLRYMEDQHGPAAMNAMRSIKRALDPNLILNPGKLVGEC, encoded by the coding sequence ATGCAACAAACCCAAATCCAGGAACTCAAAAAGATTGTCGGTACCGACCATGTTCTAACCAGCCCGGAAGATTTGTACACCTATTCTTATGATGCAACACCCGGCCACGCGCATATGCCGGACGCTGTTGTCATCCCGGGAAATGCAGAAGAAGTTTCCCAGATCCTCAAGGTAGCTAATGCCAACAAAATCCCGGTTTACACGCGCGGCTCCGGCACGAACCTGAGCGCTGGCACCTGTCCTACCAAAGGCGGCATCGTGTTGCTGATGACCCGTTTTGACAAAATTATCGAAGTTGATTTGGAAAACCTAGTTGCCGTGGCCGAGCCCGGCGTAATCGTTGCCACTTTAAACGCAGAGGTTGCTAAAAACGGCCTTATTTATCCGCCGGATCCGGGCACTGTTGCCACGGCTACTCTCGGAGGCACTGCTGCAGAAAACGCAGGCGGCCTGCGTGGTTTGAAATACGGCGTATCCAAGCATTATATCATGGGTATGGAAGTAGTTCTTCCCAGCGGCGAAATCATCAACTGCGGCGGCAAAAATGTAAAAGATGTCTCCGGCTATGACCTCACCAAGCTTATGGTTGGTTCCGAAGGCACTCTGGGCGTTATCACCAAGCTGATTTTGAAATTGGTTCCCGCTCCGGAAGCTCAAAAAAGCATGATGGCTGTTTTCCATGATCTGGATAAAGCCGGCCAAGCTATTTCCGCCATTGTAGCTGCTAAAATCATTCCGGCTACGCTGGAAATTATGGATAATGCTACCATCCGCACTGTAGAAGATTACGCAAAATGCGGCCTTCCTTTGGACGCCGAAGCCGTTGTTCTGATCGAAGTAGACGGTCTTCCGGAAGTTGTGGAAAAAGAAGCTGCCAAGGTAGTAGAAATCCTCAACAAATATGACGGTCAAGCTCAATTGGCTAAAAATGCACAAGATCGCGACAATCTCTGGGCTGCTCGCCGTGCCGCCCTGCCGGCTCTGGCCAAATTGCGTCCTACCACATTTGTGGAAGATGCTACGGTTCCCCGTAACCAGGTTGCAGCTATGATTCGCTTAGTTAATGATGCAGCTGCAAAGTACAATGTTACCATCGGCACCTTCGGACATGCCGGCGACGGCAACATGCATCCTACCATCGTTTGCGACTTGCGCGATGAAGAAGAAATGGGCCGCGTGTATAAAGCCATGGATGACATTTTCCTTGGCGCTTTGAAATTAGGCGGTACTTTATCCGGCGAGCACGGTATCGGCTTGGGCAAACTTCGCTATATGGAAGATCAGCATGGTCCTGCCGCCATGAATGCTATGCGTTCCATTAAGCGCGCCCTTGACCCCAATCTGATCCTCAATCCTGGCAAACTAGTAGGAGAGTGTTAA
- a CDS encoding (Fe-S)-binding protein: protein MSNQITGADLHAQDTSLLKDIEDALSNCMKCGNCMAVCPLYKEIGKESAVARGKLALMEGVLKGQLPYSEEFEKIMLTCLSCKACATKCPCGVPADELIIRGRRAAAKARGLSPIKKNVFNLLKHRQLFDFALRMAGLFGPLSFKKLPRPMAAVARFPMPGMDARRITAPFAATPFRSQVPEHITVANPKKKVGFFTGCTINYIYTDMGQSVVNVLKANDVEIVIPSTQHCCGTPVYVYGQTERTQAFAKHNIEVFEDAIKKYNLDAVIASCGSCAEALKIEYPHIFHDDPQMKARAEKLANMTYEISEFLVDVLPFRKDILGPVNETITMHDPCHMARGLKITKQPREILNAIPGLKFVEMSAPDRCCGSGGSFNLAHYDLARQVNDKKIADIASTKADNVATSCPSCRMFLTDGLVQNNQPQNCYHVIQLLDRSYQAGAKKA, encoded by the coding sequence ATGAGCAACCAAATCACAGGAGCGGATTTACACGCCCAAGATACATCTCTTTTAAAGGATATCGAAGATGCCCTTTCTAATTGTATGAAATGCGGCAACTGCATGGCAGTTTGCCCTCTTTACAAAGAAATCGGCAAAGAAAGCGCCGTTGCTCGCGGCAAACTGGCGCTAATGGAAGGGGTTTTAAAAGGCCAGCTTCCGTATAGTGAAGAATTCGAAAAGATCATGCTCACCTGCCTGTCTTGTAAAGCCTGCGCCACGAAATGCCCTTGCGGCGTTCCTGCGGATGAGCTTATCATTCGTGGACGTCGAGCTGCAGCCAAGGCGCGCGGCTTGAGCCCTATCAAAAAGAATGTCTTCAACCTGCTCAAACATCGTCAGCTTTTTGACTTTGCTTTGCGCATGGCTGGCCTTTTCGGGCCTTTGAGCTTCAAAAAGCTGCCTCGTCCCATGGCTGCTGTCGCCCGTTTCCCCATGCCCGGCATGGATGCACGGCGTATTACGGCACCCTTTGCTGCAACACCGTTCCGCAGCCAAGTTCCGGAGCATATCACTGTTGCTAACCCCAAGAAAAAAGTCGGGTTTTTTACAGGCTGCACCATTAACTATATCTACACAGATATGGGACAATCGGTAGTCAATGTCCTCAAAGCCAACGATGTTGAAATCGTCATCCCCAGTACTCAGCATTGCTGCGGCACGCCGGTCTATGTTTACGGCCAGACTGAGCGGACTCAGGCTTTCGCGAAACACAACATCGAAGTCTTTGAAGACGCTATCAAAAAATATAACTTGGATGCAGTTATTGCTTCTTGCGGTTCTTGCGCCGAAGCCTTGAAAATTGAATATCCCCATATTTTCCATGATGATCCGCAAATGAAAGCTCGCGCGGAAAAACTGGCGAACATGACCTACGAAATCAGCGAATTTCTAGTAGACGTTCTCCCCTTCCGCAAAGACATTCTTGGTCCAGTCAACGAAACCATTACCATGCATGACCCTTGCCATATGGCTCGCGGTCTAAAGATCACTAAACAGCCTCGCGAAATTCTCAATGCCATCCCTGGCTTGAAGTTCGTCGAAATGAGTGCGCCTGACCGTTGCTGCGGATCAGGAGGCTCCTTCAACTTGGCGCATTACGACCTTGCGCGTCAGGTTAACGACAAGAAAATTGCCGACATTGCCTCTACCAAGGCCGACAATGTCGCAACCAGCTGCCCCA